From a region of the uncultured Desulfatiglans sp. genome:
- a CDS encoding Acyl-CoA dehydrogenase domain protein has protein sequence MYEFLLSQAQKQIVEEARDLVAWVPREMILGMDRETIVFPREFLQEAGRRNLLGCRYPTNWGGRGLDWVATCAVMEEIGTLGYIFACTFGVGAELVCDAIVLHGSDGLREKYVKPLLAGEIFAAECLTEPRGGSDFFGTTTSAVESGGHFLLTGQKRFIVGAEGADYFLVYARTDHDPQAHPHKALTCFVVDRGPGVEVDYLYGLMGCRGGGAGRLVFKDAVVPRENIVGRLNGAYEVFKTMMIPERLGTAAMTIGAARPALDIATGYTTRRRAFGQTINQFQGVSFQVAEAATLLDASRSLVYTTARAVDSNQDPNTIRRLVSETKKFVTESCQEAARKAMQVMGGIGYTNVFPIERIVRDLGLASIWTGSNEVMALITAHEWYREYARRKKDGHERDYESDAPEAFAEDEKIY, from the coding sequence ATGTACGAATTCCTGCTGAGCCAGGCCCAGAAACAGATCGTGGAGGAAGCCAGGGATCTCGTGGCATGGGTGCCACGGGAGATGATCCTGGGGATGGACCGGGAAACGATCGTCTTCCCCCGTGAGTTTCTGCAGGAGGCCGGGCGGCGCAACCTCCTCGGCTGCCGTTATCCCACGAATTGGGGCGGCCGGGGATTGGACTGGGTGGCCACCTGTGCAGTCATGGAAGAGATCGGCACCCTTGGCTACATCTTCGCCTGCACCTTCGGGGTGGGCGCGGAGCTCGTCTGTGACGCCATTGTGCTCCATGGGAGCGATGGCCTCAGGGAAAAATACGTCAAGCCGCTGCTGGCAGGGGAGATCTTCGCCGCCGAGTGCCTGACCGAACCCCGGGGAGGCTCGGACTTCTTCGGCACCACCACCTCGGCTGTCGAAAGCGGCGGCCATTTTCTGCTCACCGGACAGAAGCGATTCATCGTCGGAGCGGAGGGCGCCGACTACTTCCTGGTCTACGCCCGCACCGATCACGACCCTCAGGCCCACCCCCACAAGGCCCTGACCTGCTTCGTCGTAGATCGGGGACCGGGGGTAGAGGTCGATTATCTTTACGGCCTCATGGGGTGCCGGGGCGGAGGCGCCGGCCGCCTGGTCTTCAAGGATGCCGTGGTGCCCAGGGAAAACATCGTGGGGAGGCTGAACGGCGCCTACGAGGTCTTCAAGACGATGATGATCCCGGAGCGCCTCGGGACCGCCGCCATGACCATCGGCGCCGCCCGGCCCGCCCTGGATATCGCCACGGGGTACACCACGCGGCGCAGGGCCTTCGGCCAAACCATCAACCAGTTCCAGGGGGTCAGCTTCCAGGTGGCGGAGGCCGCCACCCTCCTCGACGCAAGCCGCTCGCTCGTCTACACCACCGCCCGGGCCGTCGACTCGAACCAAGACCCCAACACCATCCGCCGCCTGGTGAGCGAAACCAAGAAGTTCGTCACCGAATCGTGCCAGGAGGCAGCGCGCAAGGCCATGCAGGTCATGGGAGGCATCGGGTACACCAATGTCTTCCCCATCGAGCGCATCGTCCGTGACCTCGGGCTGGCCTCTATCTGGACCGGATCGAACGAGGTGATGGCCCTGATCACCGCCCACGAGTGGTACCGGGAATACGCACGGCGCAAGAAGGACGGGCACGAGCGGGACTATGAAAGCGACGCGCCCGAGGCCTTCGCCGAGGATGAAAAGATCTATTGA
- a CDS encoding Aminodeoxychorismate synthase, subunit I: protein MKPSLAISCQAPLKLLKNEILCENASDSVFLETARGLAGMPGCCVLLSGGDLDCSRYSLIAWDPFLTFKAKGETITFETAFGARQKQGNPLECLDHLLWRLKSDFNLPAAPFGGGAVGYLAYELKNRIETLPQTARDDLGLPDLYLTFPSRVLTHDRSLGILRYLVLSPGNRQDLDGNPLLRRVLRPGPSPNARRAESNFTPEQYRTAVSAIREHIAAGDVYQVNLSQRFSFPLQGDPFALWERLFARNPAPFYAYLNAGDHQVLCTSMERFLFRQGDTIETRPIKGTRPRGGSPAEDGRLRRELQESAKDDAELSMIVDLLRNDLGRVCQPRTIRVLSHKRVEAYRNVFHLVSTVAGKAIPDLTHAGLLRAAFPGGSITGCPKIRAMEIIDELEPCVRHVYTGCIGYLGLHRNLDLNIAIRTAIVHQGICRFSVGGGIVYDSDPKMEYLETLHKAGTLFEVHRQLAGRTI, encoded by the coding sequence ATGAAGCCTTCGCTAGCCATCTCCTGTCAGGCCCCTCTCAAACTGCTCAAGAACGAGATCCTCTGCGAAAATGCCTCGGATTCCGTTTTCCTGGAGACGGCCAGAGGCCTTGCAGGGATGCCCGGCTGCTGCGTCCTTCTAAGCGGAGGAGATTTGGACTGCAGCCGCTATTCACTCATCGCCTGGGACCCTTTTCTCACGTTCAAAGCTAAAGGCGAAACCATCACCTTCGAGACGGCCTTTGGAGCCCGGCAAAAGCAGGGCAACCCGCTGGAATGCCTGGACCATCTGCTCTGGAGGCTGAAGTCCGATTTCAACCTGCCGGCCGCCCCTTTTGGCGGCGGAGCCGTCGGCTATCTGGCCTATGAACTCAAGAACCGGATCGAAACCCTCCCCCAGACCGCCCGCGACGACCTGGGACTGCCCGATCTCTATCTGACCTTCCCATCCAGGGTCCTGACCCACGACCGCTCGCTTGGAATCCTGCGATATCTTGTTCTCAGCCCTGGAAACCGTCAGGATTTGGATGGGAATCCTCTTCTCCGCCGAGTTTTGAGGCCCGGCCCCTCTCCCAACGCAAGGCGGGCCGAGAGCAATTTCACCCCCGAGCAATACCGCACGGCCGTCTCCGCCATCCGGGAGCATATCGCCGCTGGGGACGTCTATCAGGTCAACCTCTCCCAGCGCTTCAGCTTCCCGCTGCAAGGGGATCCATTCGCCCTCTGGGAGAGACTGTTCGCACGGAACCCGGCCCCCTTCTACGCCTACCTGAATGCCGGCGATCACCAGGTGCTCTGCACTTCTATGGAGCGGTTCCTTTTCAGGCAGGGCGACACCATCGAGACCCGGCCGATCAAAGGCACCCGGCCCAGGGGCGGCAGCCCGGCAGAGGACGGACGGCTCAGGAGGGAACTCCAGGAAAGCGCCAAGGACGATGCGGAACTCTCCATGATCGTAGACCTCCTGCGAAACGACTTGGGCAGGGTCTGCCAGCCACGCACCATTCGTGTCTTATCGCACAAGCGGGTGGAGGCCTACCGGAACGTCTTCCATCTGGTCTCCACGGTGGCCGGTAAAGCCATCCCGGACCTCACGCATGCAGGCCTCCTGCGCGCCGCCTTCCCGGGCGGCTCCATCACCGGCTGTCCGAAGATACGGGCCATGGAGATCATCGACGAACTCGAACCGTGCGTCCGGCATGTCTACACCGGCTGCATCGGTTACCTCGGGTTGCACCGGAACCTGGACCTCAATATCGCCATCCGCACGGCCATCGTGCATCAGGGGATATGCCGCTTTTCGGTGGGCGGCGGGATCGTGTATGATTCGGACCCGAAGATGGAGTATCTGGAAACCCTCCACAAGGCCGGAACCCTTTTCGAGGTGCATCGGCAACTGGCCGGGAGAACGATATGA
- a CDS encoding Aminotransferase, class IV: MTASTLSPGRRIWLNGRFLPEDRPAIHPLDRGFLYGDGLFETLRAEEGRPLYLAPHLDRLKRGADELRLNLPRDLRWDETIARLLQVNGLCEGAARVKIIVTRGQEPPSGLPPARRPTLLLSAERYQPPSARNYLEGWRLHCGLNAYAPPLARYKSLNYLFYLCARQAALDAGCHEAVVLDPGGLVSETAAGSLLCRSAGSWWTPESPHRLAGITLQQVHRLLGRDGTVVDTRAARLADLRNADTVWVLNALIGVMPAVRIDGRIIPDPLHDAADRIRGLLVAGS, translated from the coding sequence ATGACCGCATCGACCCTATCACCCGGCAGACGGATCTGGCTCAACGGACGCTTCTTGCCGGAAGACCGGCCGGCGATCCATCCTCTGGACCGCGGGTTCCTATACGGCGATGGGCTCTTCGAAACCCTCCGGGCGGAAGAAGGCCGGCCCCTTTACCTCGCTCCACACCTGGACCGCCTGAAACGAGGAGCGGACGAGTTGCGCCTGAATCTGCCCCGTGATCTTCGCTGGGATGAAACTATCGCTCGCTTGCTCCAGGTCAACGGCCTCTGCGAGGGCGCGGCCCGGGTAAAGATCATCGTCACACGCGGACAGGAACCCCCATCTGGCCTTCCCCCCGCGCGCAGGCCGACACTCCTCTTGAGCGCCGAACGGTATCAACCCCCTTCGGCCCGGAATTATCTCGAAGGCTGGCGCCTGCACTGCGGCCTGAACGCCTACGCGCCGCCCCTGGCCCGATACAAGTCACTGAATTACCTATTCTATCTCTGTGCACGCCAGGCCGCGCTGGATGCCGGATGCCACGAGGCCGTGGTCCTGGACCCCGGGGGCTTGGTCTCCGAAACCGCGGCGGGCTCGCTCCTTTGCCGGAGTGCGGGGTCCTGGTGGACCCCTGAAAGCCCGCACAGACTCGCTGGCATCACCCTCCAGCAGGTCCACCGCCTGCTCGGCCGGGACGGAACCGTCGTGGATACCCGGGCCGCCCGGCTGGCGGACCTGCGAAACGCGGACACCGTCTGGGTGCTCAACGCGCTGATCGGCGTCATGCCGGCCGTGCGGATCGACGGGCGGATCATCCCCGATCCCCTGCACGACGCCGCAGACCGGATCCGGGGGCTGCTGGTGGCCGGGAGTTGA